One window from the genome of Acidobacteriota bacterium encodes:
- a CDS encoding endonuclease/exonuclease/phosphatase family protein, translated as MQTIVRALVCAVLASVPAAEASDTLDVATWNIKWFGDSDRDPKDGPQFSGVRDVIRTTQLELWAVQEIEDSRDFGRLLRDLPGYEGFLVRDGRVENGSTDYTWSQQEVGIIYRTDTVTIRGARVVLGHLAERGSRPPFATGRPPLEVVISVPAHDEIVLLILHAKAFSDEDSQRRRQEAAEALHQYILDTWASTPVVVLGDLNDEIDDEGPYAVFANDSREWFAPTADLSGSHESGAMWDHILVSDEAACWYVSDSAEVLSVENASSISDHFPVVASFEVGESCDSP; from the coding sequence ATGCAGACGATAGTGCGAGCCCTCGTGTGTGCTGTACTCGCCTCGGTCCCAGCAGCTGAGGCGAGCGACACACTCGATGTAGCGACCTGGAACATCAAGTGGTTCGGAGACAGCGACAGAGATCCCAAGGACGGTCCCCAGTTCTCAGGGGTCAGAGATGTGATTCGGACCACGCAACTGGAACTGTGGGCGGTGCAGGAAATCGAGGACAGCCGCGACTTCGGACGGCTTCTGCGAGATCTGCCCGGTTACGAAGGATTCCTGGTCCGGGATGGCAGAGTCGAGAACGGTTCTACCGACTACACTTGGAGCCAGCAAGAAGTAGGGATCATCTACAGAACCGACACTGTGACGATTCGAGGCGCGCGAGTCGTTCTTGGGCACCTCGCCGAGCGAGGTAGCCGCCCACCGTTTGCCACAGGCCGTCCACCTTTGGAGGTGGTGATCAGTGTTCCCGCCCACGACGAGATCGTCCTCCTTATACTCCACGCAAAGGCTTTTAGCGATGAGGATTCGCAGCGTCGGCGGCAGGAAGCAGCGGAAGCGCTGCATCAGTACATTCTCGATACTTGGGCATCCACGCCCGTGGTTGTGCTTGGCGACTTGAACGACGAGATCGACGATGAGGGTCCCTATGCAGTGTTCGCGAACGACTCGCGAGAGTGGTTCGCTCCGACGGCGGACTTGAGTGGGTCTCACGAGTCTGGTGCTATGTGGGACCACATCCTCGTCTCAGACGAGGCGGCGTGCTGGTATGTCTCGGACTCCGCCGAAGTTCTGAGTGTCGAAAACGCCAGTTCGATCAGTGATCACTTCCCGGTTGTGGCCAGCTTTGAGGTTGGCGAGTCCTGCGACAGCCCTTGA